A portion of the Bacteroidota bacterium genome contains these proteins:
- a CDS encoding efflux RND transporter periplasmic adaptor subunit — protein sequence MRIIYIAAISTGILFASCSNKNNNQQTKGAQTPTLPVIQIPSKSITGLSSYPVSLEGIVNAEVRAKIAGYVTAVLVDEGQYVSQGQPLFRLETDALTEDAEAAKANVEAAQVGVDQLRPLVEQKIVSPIQLQTAEAKLAQAKAAYKSITANIGYANISSPVAGYVGRITYRQGSLVNPSNPLPLTIVSNTNEIFAYFAMNEANYLDFLQKSEGATLQEKIKHFPKVQLKMANGEIYEHEGTIQTVTAQVDPGTGSVNFRAVFPNPAHLLANGSSGTILIPKTYTNAVLVPEEATFEMQGKVYIFIVKDDNKVEQHVIEVQERIGNILVVKSGVKAGDKIVGQGASKLQNGTLINPVAKSFEALIEELKPAFK from the coding sequence ATGAGAATAATATATATAGCAGCCATATCCACAGGGATACTATTTGCATCCTGCTCCAACAAAAATAACAATCAACAAACCAAAGGAGCGCAAACTCCTACCTTGCCGGTCATTCAAATTCCGAGCAAATCAATAACCGGGCTTAGTTCATACCCGGTGAGTTTGGAAGGCATTGTCAATGCAGAAGTCAGAGCCAAAATTGCCGGATATGTTACTGCTGTCTTAGTGGACGAAGGGCAGTATGTTAGTCAAGGACAGCCTTTATTCCGTTTGGAGACAGACGCTTTGACCGAAGATGCAGAGGCAGCCAAAGCCAATGTAGAAGCTGCCCAAGTGGGTGTTGACCAACTCAGACCACTTGTAGAACAAAAGATTGTAAGCCCCATTCAGCTTCAGACTGCCGAGGCAAAACTTGCCCAAGCAAAAGCGGCTTACAAAAGTATCACTGCAAATATTGGCTATGCTAATATAAGCAGTCCGGTTGCAGGTTATGTAGGCAGGATTACTTATCGTCAAGGCTCTCTTGTCAACCCTTCTAACCCTTTACCACTTACAATTGTTTCCAATACCAATGAGATATTTGCCTATTTTGCTATGAACGAAGCCAATTATCTTGACTTTCTACAAAAATCTGAAGGTGCCACCTTGCAGGAAAAAATCAAACATTTTCCCAAAGTGCAACTAAAAATGGCAAATGGAGAAATATATGAACACGAAGGAACAATTCAAACCGTTACAGCACAAGTTGACCCGGGGACGGGTTCGGTAAATTTCAGGGCAGTTTTTCCAAATCCAGCACATCTTTTGGCAAACGGAAGCAGCGGAACGATACTGATTCCTAAAACCTATACGAATGCTGTTTTGGTACCGGAGGAAGCAACTTTTGAGATGCAGGGCAAAGTGTATATTTTCATAGTAAAAGATGACAACAAAGTTGAACAACACGTGATAGAAGTACAAGAGCGGATTGGCAATATTTTGGTGGTCAAATCGGGTGTGAAAGCCGGGGATAAGATTGTGGGTCAAGGTGCTTCTAAGTTGCAGAATGGCACACTCATCAACCCCGTTGCCAAATCTTTTGAAGCACTGATTGAGGAACTTAAACCTGCTTTTAAATAG